Proteins encoded together in one Dechloromonas sp. HYN0024 window:
- a CDS encoding penicillin-binding protein 2, whose protein sequence is MGVRRRPQRGHRFTESPVLQLALQGWRSRTVGLLLMAAFLALVARGFYLQVINNDFLQQKGDSRYLRDIEISASRGKIVDRNGDMLAVSTPMKTIWAIPGDARTMTGEQKRQLAGLLDMNVRELDGKLASEKTFTFVKRQVSPETADRIGAQKFPGVHQEKEYRRFYPTGDMTAHIVGFTGVDDKGLEGVELAFQNSLLGRSGSRTVIRDRRGNIVEDIGATKPPQDGKDVRLALDSKIQYLAFSQLKAAVEANNAKAGGAIVIDARTGEILALANWPTYNPNNREHLSGAQLRNRAITDTFEPGSVMKPFTAALALEKGKVRFDTIINCAPGRLTIGSATISDAHPHGALTVAQVIQKSSNVGTTKIALGFPPKEMWEMFDSVGFGQAPNLGFPGEVNGRLRPWKNWKPIEQATMSYGHGIAVSLVQLARAYTVFAHDGELMPLSLTKIDDAPPHGVRVFSPQTMKELRIMLEMAVQPEGTAPKARVAGYRVGGKTGTAYKIEGGVYARKYVASFVGIAPISDPRLVVAVMIDEPTGGAHYGGDVAGPAFSQIVGGALRTLGVPPDAPIQVAEAEAGKGKL, encoded by the coding sequence ATGGGCGTTCGTCGCCGTCCGCAGCGGGGCCATCGCTTTACGGAAAGCCCGGTGTTGCAACTGGCCTTGCAAGGCTGGCGTTCGCGCACGGTGGGGCTGCTCCTGATGGCAGCCTTTCTCGCATTGGTGGCGCGCGGCTTCTATCTGCAAGTTATCAACAATGATTTCCTGCAGCAAAAAGGCGATTCACGTTATCTGCGCGACATCGAGATCTCGGCTTCGCGCGGCAAAATTGTCGATCGCAACGGCGACATGCTGGCCGTGTCAACGCCGATGAAGACCATCTGGGCCATTCCTGGCGATGCACGGACGATGACGGGCGAACAGAAGCGCCAGTTGGCCGGGTTGCTCGACATGAATGTCCGTGAGCTGGATGGCAAGCTCGCTTCCGAAAAGACCTTTACCTTCGTCAAGCGTCAGGTTTCCCCGGAGACGGCTGATCGCATCGGGGCCCAGAAATTTCCCGGCGTGCATCAGGAAAAAGAGTATCGCCGCTTTTACCCGACTGGCGACATGACGGCCCATATCGTGGGCTTTACCGGAGTCGACGACAAGGGGCTGGAAGGTGTCGAACTGGCCTTCCAGAACAGCCTCCTTGGGCGTTCCGGAAGCCGCACCGTGATTCGTGACCGGCGCGGCAACATCGTCGAGGACATCGGCGCCACCAAGCCGCCCCAGGATGGCAAGGATGTTCGCCTGGCCCTCGACTCGAAAATTCAGTACCTCGCTTTCAGCCAGCTCAAGGCGGCGGTCGAGGCCAACAATGCCAAGGCTGGCGGTGCCATCGTGATCGATGCACGCACCGGTGAAATCCTGGCGCTGGCCAATTGGCCGACCTACAACCCGAATAACCGTGAGCACCTCTCCGGAGCGCAACTGCGTAATCGTGCCATCACCGATACTTTCGAGCCGGGGTCGGTGATGAAGCCGTTTACCGCCGCGCTGGCCCTTGAAAAAGGCAAGGTGCGCTTCGATACCATCATCAACTGCGCGCCCGGCCGGCTTACCATTGGCAGCGCCACCATTTCAGATGCACACCCGCATGGCGCGCTGACCGTTGCTCAGGTCATCCAGAAGTCGTCCAATGTTGGCACGACCAAAATTGCCCTCGGCTTCCCGCCCAAGGAAATGTGGGAAATGTTCGACAGCGTCGGTTTTGGGCAGGCTCCCAACCTGGGCTTCCCCGGCGAGGTCAATGGCCGCTTGCGCCCGTGGAAGAACTGGAAGCCGATCGAACAGGCGACGATGTCCTATGGCCACGGGATTGCCGTTAGCCTTGTCCAGCTGGCCCGGGCCTATACCGTGTTCGCCCATGATGGCGAGTTGATGCCGCTGTCGCTGACCAAGATCGACGACGCCCCACCGCATGGTGTCCGTGTTTTCTCGCCGCAGACCATGAAGGAGCTGCGCATCATGCTGGAAATGGCGGTCCAGCCCGAAGGAACCGCGCCCAAAGCGCGCGTCGCCGGTTATCGGGTCGGCGGCAAGACGGGGACAGCCTACAAGATCGAGGGTGGTGTGTATGCCCGCAAATACGTCGCTTCCTTTGTGGGTATCGCACCGATCAGCGATCCCCGCCTGGTTGTCGCGGTGATGATCGACGAGCCGACCGGTGGCGCCCACTATGGTGGCGATGTGGCCGGCCCGGCGTTTTCGCAGATCGTTGGCGGTGCCCTGCGTACCCTCGGCGTGCCCCCGGATGCGCCGATTCAGGTGGCCGAAGCAGAAGCTGGAAAGGGCAAGCTGTAA
- the murF gene encoding UDP-N-acetylmuramoyl-tripeptide--D-alanyl-D-alanine ligase: MKWLLSQVAQATQGRLIGHDVMVTGVSTDTRTVAEGQLFIALSGERFDAHDFLAQAVAAGAVALLVADESKLPVGVSAVLVDDTRLALGRFAAAWRAQFSLPVIAVTGSNGKTTTKEMIASILKAAFGAAVLSTRGNLNNDIGLPLTLLGLRASHRAAVIEMGMNHPGEIAYLAGIGAPTVALVTNAQRAHLEGMGDLDEVAREKGSIYGGLQANGVAVINADDGYAAFWCSMAGSHRVSTFGIDQAADVAGVVHQHGLEIGIALVAPQGEAAIILRIPGRHNARNAVAAAAACLAAGVPMAAVAAGLDAFAGVKGRLQRRDGHKGADILDDTYNANPDSVRAGIDVLAATIGRKLLVLGDMGEIGEASGQYHDEIGGYAKSQGVDRLFALGDAAQQAVRNFGEGAKHYCNVEKLIAAVDKELGPETTVLVKGSRFMKMERVVDALAVPATPEEKH, translated from the coding sequence ATGAAGTGGCTGCTGTCACAAGTCGCCCAGGCGACACAAGGCCGCCTGATCGGCCACGATGTCATGGTGACCGGTGTTTCTACCGATACCCGTACGGTCGCTGAGGGGCAGTTGTTCATTGCTTTGAGCGGCGAGCGTTTCGATGCCCATGACTTTCTTGCCCAGGCCGTAGCGGCCGGGGCTGTTGCCCTGCTGGTCGCCGACGAGAGCAAGTTGCCGGTCGGCGTGTCGGCCGTGCTGGTCGATGACACACGTCTCGCCCTTGGGCGCTTCGCGGCAGCCTGGCGTGCCCAGTTCTCCTTGCCGGTCATTGCCGTCACCGGTTCGAATGGCAAGACGACGACCAAGGAAATGATCGCCTCGATTCTCAAGGCCGCCTTTGGCGCTGCCGTGTTGTCGACGCGGGGCAATCTCAACAACGACATCGGTCTGCCGCTCACCCTGCTCGGACTGCGCGCCTCGCATCGGGCCGCCGTAATCGAGATGGGCATGAACCATCCGGGTGAAATTGCCTACCTGGCGGGGATCGGTGCCCCGACCGTGGCGCTGGTGACCAATGCTCAGCGCGCCCACCTTGAAGGCATGGGCGACCTCGATGAAGTGGCTCGGGAAAAAGGCAGCATCTATGGCGGCCTGCAAGCGAACGGCGTCGCCGTGATCAATGCTGATGACGGCTACGCGGCATTCTGGTGCAGTATGGCCGGGTCGCATCGGGTCAGCACTTTCGGCATCGACCAGGCGGCCGATGTGGCCGGTGTCGTCCATCAGCATGGACTGGAAATCGGCATCGCTTTGGTTGCCCCGCAAGGTGAGGCGGCAATCATCCTGCGCATTCCCGGTCGGCACAACGCTCGCAATGCCGTTGCCGCAGCTGCCGCCTGTCTGGCGGCCGGTGTGCCGATGGCCGCCGTGGCCGCCGGCCTGGATGCCTTTGCAGGCGTCAAGGGCCGCCTGCAACGGCGGGATGGCCACAAGGGGGCCGATATCCTCGATGACACCTACAACGCCAATCCGGATTCGGTCCGCGCTGGTATCGACGTGTTGGCCGCGACCATTGGCCGCAAGTTGCTGGTTCTCGGCGACATGGGCGAAATCGGTGAGGCCAGCGGCCAATATCACGACGAAATCGGCGGCTACGCCAAGAGTCAGGGTGTTGACCGCCTGTTCGCCCTCGGTGATGCCGCCCAGCAGGCCGTGCGCAATTTCGGCGAAGGCGCCAAACATTACTGCAACGTGGAAAAGCTAATTGCTGCGGTCGACAAGGAGCTGGGGCCGGAAACCACCGTCCTGGTCAAGGGCTCGCGCTTCATGAAAATGGAGCGCGTGGTCGATGCCTTGGCCGTACCCGCTACCCCCGAGGAGAAACACTGA
- the mraZ gene encoding division/cell wall cluster transcriptional repressor MraZ — MFEGAAALNLDAKGRLAIPARHRDALLAASEGSLVLTAHPHRCLLLYPSPAWQPIREQILKASSLDPRSASIKRVLVGNARTEEPDSAGRILIAPELRDYAKFEKTVYLVGMGSHFEIWSEAGWRQQNDLAAEALSGDLPPGFGDIVL; from the coding sequence ATGTTTGAAGGCGCAGCAGCACTTAATCTGGATGCGAAGGGACGGCTTGCCATACCGGCAAGGCACCGTGACGCCCTGCTCGCTGCCAGTGAAGGCTCGCTGGTGCTGACCGCGCATCCGCATCGCTGCCTCCTGCTCTATCCGTCGCCCGCCTGGCAGCCGATCCGCGAACAGATTCTCAAGGCATCCAGCCTTGATCCTCGTTCGGCTTCAATCAAACGCGTGCTGGTTGGTAATGCGCGCACCGAGGAGCCGGATTCGGCGGGTCGTATCCTGATTGCCCCGGAGTTGCGCGATTACGCCAAGTTCGAAAAGACCGTCTATCTGGTCGGTATGGGCTCGCACTTCGAAATTTGGAGTGAGGCTGGCTGGAGGCAGCAGAACGATCTGGCTGCCGAGGCGCTGTCCGGCGATTTGCCGCCGGGCTTCGGGGATATTGTCCTGTGA
- the rsmH gene encoding 16S rRNA (cytosine(1402)-N(4))-methyltransferase RsmH: MTRGAAHVTVLLEEAVSALAIKAGGTYIDATFGRGGHSRRILSALNESGRLVAVDRDPQAIAAGAAISDSRFLLVHRAFGELCEAAADARVSDVDGILFDVGVSSPQIDDGERGFSFRYDAPLDMRMDTTQGETAAEWLARAEIRDITEVIRNYGEERFAFQIAKKVVAARVEQPIVTTGQFAALVRETVRTREPGQDPATRSFQALRIHINQELRQLEVALPQALGLLKPGGRLVVICFHSLEDRIVKNFMRAQSTADDLPKGLPLRADQLPKPKLRLLGKPMKPSVAEIGANPRARSAVMRVAEKL, from the coding sequence GTGACCCGCGGTGCCGCCCATGTGACGGTGCTGCTCGAGGAGGCGGTAAGTGCGCTGGCGATCAAGGCCGGCGGTACTTATATCGATGCCACCTTCGGGCGCGGTGGCCATAGCCGCCGGATTCTTTCTGCGCTGAATGAAAGTGGCCGCCTGGTGGCGGTTGATCGCGACCCGCAAGCGATTGCGGCGGGTGCGGCTATTTCTGATTCCCGGTTTTTGCTGGTCCATCGTGCTTTCGGCGAGCTGTGTGAGGCGGCTGCCGACGCGCGGGTTAGCGATGTGGATGGGATCTTGTTTGATGTAGGGGTGTCGTCGCCGCAAATCGACGATGGGGAGCGCGGCTTCAGCTTTCGCTACGACGCGCCGCTCGACATGCGTATGGATACGACGCAGGGCGAGACGGCAGCCGAGTGGCTGGCACGGGCCGAAATACGGGACATAACGGAGGTCATTAGAAATTATGGCGAAGAACGGTTTGCTTTCCAGATTGCAAAGAAGGTTGTGGCTGCTCGGGTCGAACAACCAATTGTCACAACAGGTCAGTTCGCGGCCCTCGTACGCGAGACCGTGCGCACCCGTGAGCCAGGGCAGGACCCGGCGACGCGCAGCTTTCAAGCTCTACGGATTCATATCAATCAAGAGCTCCGCCAGCTGGAGGTAGCCCTGCCGCAGGCACTTGGCTTGCTCAAGCCAGGTGGTCGGCTGGTGGTGATCTGCTTTCACTCGCTGGAGGATCGCATCGTCAAGAATTTCATGCGCGCCCAGTCGACGGCCGATGATCTGCCCAAGGGCTTGCCCTTGCGCGCTGATCAGTTGCCGAAGCCGAAGCTGCGCCTGCTTGGCAAGCCGATGAAACCCTCCGTGGCGGAAATTGGCGCCAATCCGCGGGCGCGTAGTGCTGTGATGCGGGTCGCAGAGAAACTGTAA
- a CDS encoding UDP-N-acetylmuramoyl-L-alanyl-D-glutamate--2,6-diaminopimelate ligase, producing the protein MSPRQLLDQLEAMGVVPTGVADDSRQVLPGDIFLAYPGDLADGRRYIADALTRGAVAVLWQPGGDFNFSFQVANLSVESLRPLAGPLAHAVYGHPSEGLSLIAVTGTNGKTTISQCLAKAYPKPCAIIGTLGAGFPDGLTETGFTTPEATTLMRYLAQFRTAGAAACALEASSIGIEEGRMNGARVDVAVFTNMTRDHLDYHGTMEAYAEAKKKLFLWPRLRTAVINLDDELGRILSRETTAQRILGYAIGEQRRDYPALVRAENLVDTPFGQRFTLVVPNGRAVVDSGLVGCYNISNLLAVAAVLHDAGVQAVEVARRLSELMPPPGRMERVGGQGEPLIVVDYAHTPDALENALGALRGVANSRGGRLCVVFGCGGDRDPGKRPQMGEVAERLADRVLVTSDNPRSEAPQAIIAAIVAGMSQAEVEVDRAAAILRVIGEADAADVVLLAGKGHESYQEVAGVRHHFSDVEQAGAALAMRNPENKEVAA; encoded by the coding sequence ATGTCGCCGCGTCAACTTCTCGACCAGCTTGAAGCGATGGGCGTCGTGCCAACCGGCGTTGCCGACGATAGTCGTCAGGTGCTGCCGGGCGATATCTTCCTGGCTTATCCCGGCGATCTGGCCGATGGCCGTCGTTACATCGCCGATGCCCTGACGCGCGGGGCGGTAGCAGTCCTTTGGCAACCGGGTGGCGACTTCAACTTCTCGTTCCAGGTCGCCAATCTGTCGGTGGAGTCGCTTCGCCCGCTGGCCGGCCCCTTGGCGCATGCTGTTTATGGCCACCCTAGCGAAGGCTTGTCACTGATTGCTGTCACCGGCACCAATGGCAAGACGACGATCAGCCAGTGTCTGGCCAAGGCCTATCCGAAACCGTGTGCCATCATTGGTACGCTCGGTGCAGGTTTTCCGGATGGGCTCACCGAAACCGGCTTTACAACCCCCGAAGCCACCACGCTGATGCGCTATCTGGCGCAATTCCGCACGGCGGGGGCTGCCGCCTGTGCCCTCGAAGCCAGTTCGATCGGTATCGAGGAGGGGCGGATGAACGGTGCCCGAGTCGATGTCGCGGTGTTTACCAACATGACGCGCGATCACCTCGACTATCACGGCACCATGGAAGCCTACGCCGAGGCCAAGAAAAAGCTCTTCCTGTGGCCGCGTCTGCGCACGGCCGTCATTAATCTGGATGACGAACTCGGTCGCATCCTGTCACGCGAAACGACGGCGCAGCGTATTCTCGGCTACGCCATTGGGGAGCAGCGGCGCGATTATCCCGCGCTGGTACGGGCCGAAAATCTGGTCGATACGCCGTTTGGTCAGCGCTTCACCCTGGTTGTGCCGAATGGCCGGGCGGTGGTCGATAGCGGACTGGTCGGTTGCTACAACATCTCCAATCTGCTGGCCGTGGCTGCTGTGTTGCACGATGCCGGCGTGCAGGCGGTCGAAGTGGCGCGTCGCCTCTCCGAGCTTATGCCGCCGCCGGGACGCATGGAGCGCGTCGGTGGCCAGGGCGAGCCCCTGATCGTCGTGGATTATGCCCATACCCCTGATGCCCTCGAGAATGCGCTGGGCGCGTTGCGTGGGGTGGCCAACTCGCGGGGCGGCCGCCTGTGTGTCGTCTTCGGTTGCGGCGGTGACCGCGATCCGGGCAAGCGTCCGCAAATGGGCGAAGTGGCCGAGCGGCTGGCTGACCGTGTGCTGGTGACCAGTGACAATCCGCGCAGCGAAGCCCCGCAGGCCATCATTGCCGCCATTGTTGCCGGTATGTCCCAGGCCGAAGTCGAGGTTGACCGGGCCGCCGCCATTCTCCGTGTCATCGGCGAAGCTGATGCGGCGGATGTCGTCCTGCTCGCCGGTAAGGGCCATGAGTCCTATCAGGAAGTCGCTGGTGTTCGTCATCACTTCTCCGATGTCGAGCAAGCCGGCGCAGCGTTGGCTATGCGCAATCCGGAAAACAAGGAGGTCGCGGCATGA
- a CDS encoding sensor domain-containing diguanylate cyclase, with translation MDISPSGYKNRRTFGARLRLVLFFLFTWLGVALILFLFGARGLQGDDFTVGSNPGLGVAAVSALLLFLALSLLLIRLLRVEKEEGVIAARLMESEARYRMLAENSHDVIWTLDIASRCYTYVSPSITELCGYLPEDLVGRPFDACLTPDSAARLARDIDLSLRRIAAGDKTAKVVVSELEKVCRGGEVIQTEVVSSYLHNAEGVAHTILGITRNVSERKAAELALRETNRQLHARIEEIGRLQTALQDLAVRDSLTGLYNRRYLDETLEREVSRARREGAPLSLVMLDIDYFKQVNDTHGHQVGDEALRMLAATLLANVRAEDVACRYGGEEFLILLPNMPLDAAIQRAQAWREAVERLAVPAGGAPVCFTVSLGVAAFPEHGKTPDELTRCADRALYRSKNDGRNRVSVFSA, from the coding sequence ATGGATATAAGCCCCTCCGGATACAAGAACCGACGAACCTTTGGGGCGCGTCTTCGGTTGGTGCTGTTTTTTCTGTTCACCTGGCTGGGCGTTGCACTGATTCTGTTTTTGTTCGGTGCGCGAGGTTTGCAGGGTGATGATTTTACCGTGGGGTCAAATCCCGGCCTTGGTGTCGCAGCGGTTTCGGCGCTGTTGCTTTTCCTTGCCTTGTCGCTGCTCCTGATTCGCCTGTTGCGGGTGGAAAAAGAAGAGGGTGTGATAGCCGCCAGGTTGATGGAAAGTGAGGCGCGCTATCGCATGCTGGCGGAAAACAGCCATGACGTCATCTGGACGCTCGATATTGCATCACGCTGCTACACCTACGTCAGCCCTTCGATTACCGAACTGTGCGGTTATTTGCCGGAGGATCTGGTGGGTCGGCCATTCGATGCCTGTCTTACGCCGGATTCTGCGGCGCGGCTGGCGCGCGACATTGATCTAAGCCTGCGCCGTATCGCCGCTGGCGATAAGACCGCCAAGGTGGTGGTCAGCGAGCTGGAGAAGGTGTGCCGGGGCGGCGAGGTGATTCAGACCGAAGTGGTGTCGAGTTACCTGCACAATGCCGAAGGGGTGGCCCATACGATTCTCGGGATTACGCGCAACGTCAGCGAACGCAAGGCGGCAGAACTGGCCTTGCGCGAAACCAATCGTCAATTGCACGCCCGCATCGAGGAGATTGGCCGTCTGCAGACGGCGCTTCAGGATCTGGCTGTGCGCGACAGCCTGACCGGTCTCTATAACCGGCGCTATCTCGATGAAACACTGGAACGCGAGGTTTCCCGCGCCCGTCGCGAGGGAGCGCCGTTGTCGTTGGTGATGCTCGATATCGATTACTTCAAGCAGGTCAACGATACCCATGGTCACCAGGTGGGTGACGAGGCCTTGCGCATGCTGGCAGCAACCCTGCTGGCCAACGTCAGGGCCGAGGATGTTGCCTGTCGCTATGGTGGCGAGGAGTTCCTTATCCTGCTCCCCAACATGCCGCTCGATGCTGCCATCCAGCGCGCACAGGCGTGGCGGGAGGCGGTTGAACGGCTAGCCGTTCCGGCTGGTGGAGCACCTGTCTGTTTCACTGTTTCGCTTGGGGTGGCTGCCTTCCCCGAGCATGGCAAGACACCGGACGAACTGACCCGGTGCGCCGATCGGGCCCTTTATCGTTCCAAGAACGACGGCAGGAACAGGGTTTCCGTTTTTTCGGCTTGA
- the murD gene encoding UDP-N-acetylmuramoyl-L-alanine--D-glutamate ligase, whose translation MELRGKRVLVVGLGESGLAMAKWLHRQGALVRVADSRETPPNVAALAQVAPGAELVAGPFVDEPFASAELVALSPGVAKATPAIAAYADKLVSEIELFAAGVREQVPASKIIAITGSNGKTTTTALTAHLLNGAGVSAVACGNISPSALDALMDAQDADQLPQVWVVELSSFQLETTHHLNAAAATVLNISEDHLDRYEGSLANYAAAKSRVFKGKGAMILNRDDDWSMANGRCGRQMITFGLNAAPRGVDYGLANGCVCRGKEPIVGLDQIKLSGLHNAANVMAALALCEAIGVEASRLVVPLKSFSGLPHRVETVADIDGVLYVDDSKGTNVGATLAAIEGMGRPVAIVLGGDGKGQDFSPLKPALEKHGRAVALIGRDAAAIGMALEGSSVPTRILGDMEAAVRWLAAQAQAGDCVLLSPACASLDMYRNYAHRAEAFIDAVQGLSS comes from the coding sequence ATGGAACTTCGGGGCAAACGCGTTCTGGTAGTCGGACTCGGTGAGTCCGGACTGGCGATGGCCAAGTGGCTGCATCGCCAGGGCGCGCTGGTCCGCGTTGCCGATTCGCGCGAAACCCCGCCCAATGTTGCCGCCCTGGCGCAGGTTGCGCCCGGTGCTGAACTGGTTGCCGGACCCTTCGTCGATGAACCCTTTGCCAGCGCCGAACTGGTCGCCCTGTCGCCCGGCGTGGCCAAGGCAACGCCGGCGATCGCCGCCTATGCCGACAAGCTGGTTTCGGAAATTGAACTGTTCGCAGCCGGCGTGCGGGAACAGGTGCCGGCCTCGAAGATCATCGCCATTACCGGCAGCAACGGCAAGACCACGACGACGGCCCTGACTGCCCATCTGCTCAACGGTGCCGGTGTGTCGGCGGTTGCTTGCGGCAACATCTCGCCGTCCGCCCTCGATGCCCTGATGGATGCGCAGGATGCCGATCAATTGCCGCAGGTCTGGGTGGTCGAGCTGTCCAGCTTCCAGCTCGAGACGACACATCACCTGAATGCCGCCGCAGCCACCGTCCTCAATATCTCGGAAGACCATCTCGATCGCTACGAGGGCAGTTTGGCCAACTACGCTGCCGCCAAGTCGCGGGTTTTCAAGGGCAAGGGGGCAATGATCCTTAATCGCGACGACGACTGGTCGATGGCTAATGGCCGTTGTGGTCGTCAGATGATCACCTTCGGCCTCAATGCCGCACCGCGTGGCGTCGATTACGGTCTGGCCAACGGTTGTGTCTGCCGCGGCAAGGAGCCCATTGTCGGGCTGGACCAGATCAAGCTGTCGGGCCTGCACAATGCCGCCAACGTGATGGCCGCCCTTGCCCTGTGCGAAGCTATTGGCGTCGAGGCATCCCGTTTGGTGGTGCCGCTCAAGTCTTTTTCCGGCCTGCCGCATCGCGTCGAAACCGTGGCCGACATTGATGGCGTGCTCTACGTCGATGACTCCAAGGGTACCAATGTCGGTGCGACGCTGGCGGCGATCGAAGGCATGGGTCGTCCGGTCGCCATCGTGCTTGGTGGCGACGGCAAGGGGCAGGATTTTTCACCACTCAAGCCGGCACTCGAAAAGCACGGCCGGGCCGTGGCGCTGATCGGCCGTGATGCCGCCGCCATCGGCATGGCCCTCGAAGGCAGTAGTGTGCCGACGCGCATCCTTGGCGACATGGAAGCAGCTGTCCGCTGGCTTGCCGCTCAAGCACAAGCGGGTGATTGTGTCCTGCTCTCTCCGGCCTGCGCCAGTCTCGACATGTACCGCAACTACGCGCACCGGGCCGAGGCTTTCATCGACGCGGTGCAGGGGCTGTCATCATGA
- the mraY gene encoding phospho-N-acetylmuramoyl-pentapeptide-transferase: MLLALAQWLAQDVRFFNVFNYITLRTVLATMTALLISFAAGPAVIRWLAAKKIGQAVRTDGPQTHLVKSGTPTMGGVLILIAIGITTLLWGDLTNKYVWTVLVVTLGFGIVGWYDDWKKVVYRDPKGLSAGWKYFWQSVLGLGAALFLAYSAKSGAQTELIVPFFKTVAYPLGIIGFITLTYFVIVGTSNAVNLTDGLDGLAIMPTVMIAGAFAIFAYVTGHAVLAKYLFIPYVPGAGELCILLGAIAGAGLGFLWFNAYPAEVFMGDVGALSLGAALGTVAVILRQEIVLLIMGGVFVVETLSVMLQVSYFKYTKKKFGEGRRILRMAPLHHHFEQTGWKETQVVVRFWIITIMLVLIGLSSLKLR; the protein is encoded by the coding sequence ATGCTGCTGGCACTTGCCCAATGGCTCGCCCAGGACGTTCGCTTCTTTAACGTCTTCAACTACATCACGCTGCGTACCGTGCTGGCGACGATGACCGCGCTGCTCATTTCCTTCGCTGCCGGCCCGGCTGTCATCCGCTGGCTGGCCGCCAAGAAAATCGGCCAGGCAGTGCGCACCGATGGTCCGCAGACCCACCTTGTCAAATCCGGTACGCCGACCATGGGCGGCGTGCTGATCCTGATCGCCATCGGTATCACGACCCTGCTCTGGGGCGACCTGACCAACAAGTACGTGTGGACCGTGCTCGTTGTCACCCTCGGCTTCGGCATCGTCGGCTGGTACGACGACTGGAAGAAGGTGGTCTATCGTGACCCGAAGGGCCTGTCGGCCGGCTGGAAGTATTTCTGGCAGTCGGTGCTCGGCCTAGGTGCTGCGCTGTTCCTTGCCTATTCGGCCAAGTCCGGGGCGCAGACCGAGCTGATCGTGCCTTTCTTCAAGACGGTGGCCTACCCGCTCGGAATCATCGGTTTCATCACGCTGACCTACTTCGTCATCGTCGGTACCAGCAATGCGGTGAACCTGACTGACGGTCTGGATGGTCTGGCGATCATGCCGACCGTCATGATCGCCGGGGCCTTTGCCATCTTCGCCTACGTCACCGGTCATGCCGTACTCGCCAAGTATCTGTTCATTCCTTACGTGCCGGGTGCCGGCGAGTTGTGCATCCTGCTCGGTGCGATAGCCGGGGCCGGCCTTGGCTTCCTGTGGTTCAACGCTTATCCGGCAGAAGTCTTCATGGGCGACGTCGGTGCCCTGTCGCTGGGCGCGGCACTTGGCACCGTGGCAGTGATCCTGCGGCAGGAAATCGTACTGCTCATCATGGGTGGCGTCTTCGTTGTCGAAACCCTGTCGGTAATGCTGCAGGTCAGCTACTTCAAATACACCAAGAAAAAATTTGGCGAGGGCCGTCGCATCCTGCGCATGGCACCGCTGCACCATCACTTTGAACAAACCGGCTGGAAGGAGACGCAGGTCGTCGTCCGCTTCTGGATCATCACCATCATGCTCGTGCTTATCGGGCTTTCTTCGCTGAAGCTGCGTTAG
- the ftsL gene encoding cell division protein FtsL, with protein MLRFNVILLLVVVFCALGVVTSQHRARKLFQGLEAEQERARQLDVEYGQLQLEMSTWANHPRIEKIARERLRMVTPNSAVASKGVR; from the coding sequence ATGTTGCGCTTCAATGTCATCCTTCTCCTTGTTGTCGTCTTTTGCGCGCTCGGCGTTGTTACCTCCCAGCACCGTGCCCGCAAGCTCTTCCAGGGACTTGAGGCGGAGCAGGAGCGGGCTCGCCAGCTCGATGTCGAATACGGGCAACTGCAGCTCGAAATGTCGACATGGGCGAACCATCCTCGTATCGAAAAAATTGCCCGTGAGCGCCTGCGCATGGTGACGCCGAATTCCGCCGTCGCGTCGAAGGGAGTGCGCTGA